In the genome of Carboxydothermus pertinax, the window TGATAAAACGCTATAAAACAATTTTTACCCGCGTGGAAGAAAAAATAACGCTCGGGGTTTCGACCTCACCAATTATCAATCCTTTAGGTCAAGTGTTAGGCGGAGTCGCAGTGTTCCGGGAAATATAGACGGAGGCAAAAAGGGATTCTCCCCAACCTTTTCGTTTTTCGTCTACTTTCTAACTCCCCCCCTAAGCGCCCAGGGTAACAGTACTACCGCCAGAAGAGCCAGCAAGCTTCCGAAGAAAAAGGCATGAGCGGGACTAAATTTATCCCATAAAAAACCGGCAATTAAGCTTGCTGGAAGGGCAGAGATGCCGACGGCCGCATTATAAAGTCCATAGGCCGATGCCCGCTTTTCCGATGGCACTAAATCGGCAACCATTGCTTTTTCTACTCCTTCGGTAATTCCGTAATAGGCGCCGTAGAGAATATACAATAAGGCAAAAACTTGGGGAGTACTGGCTAGTGCGAATCCCAAATACAATAGGGCGTAAACTATCCAACCGCCAGCAATAAGTTTAAGACGTCCGATTTTATCTGAAAGAATTCCTGCCGGATAAGATACTAAAACGCTAATTAAATTAAAAAATCCTAACATAACAAAGATTTCAACCACGGTCATGCCTGCCGTTTTAGCCTTTAAAATTAAAAAAGCATCGGATGAGTTTCCAAGAGTAAATAAAATTAACACAACTAAAAACTTTTTAAACCGTTGGTCGAACCCTCTTAAGGACAGGGAGAGTTTTTTAATTTCCTTTCCTTTAGGAGGTATTTCCCTAATAAAAAAAGCTAAGAGAAATAAGACAAAAAAGCCGGGAATAGTAGATAAAATAATTAGCCTTTGAAAGACCTCCCGGGTCATGGTAGTAGTGTTTGTTTTCCCCCAGTAAAGGAGGGCGGCGGCGACAAATAAAGCTAACACCGCTCCGAAAGGGTCCAAGGCCCGGTTAAAACCAAAAGCCCGTCCTAAATTTTCCGGTTCGGTGGAATCGGCAATTAAGGCATCTTTGGGGGACGTACGAATGCCTTTACCTACCCTGTCCAAAAAACGGATAATAAGAGTAATTGGCCAGGTGGTGGCCCAAAAAAGAAAGGGTCGGGAAAGGTTGGAGAGGGCATAGCCTAAAAAGACCAAAGCCTTTCTTTTTTTAAAAAAGTCCGATAAATATCCGGAGATAAGTTTTAAAAGGGTAGAGGTGGTATCGGCAATACCTTCGATTAAACCGATGATTTCCGTTTTAACTCCTAAGACTGAAGATAAATAAAGGGGAAGGGTTCTAATAGTAAGTTCGCTGGCAAAATCGTTTAACATGCTGATAAAACCAAATAAAAAAGCGTTTTGGCTAAGACCAAAATATTTTTTTTCGGTTTTTTCTTTTGCCAAGGGAACCATCCTCTCCTGAGATTTGACCCATTGGTCAGTTTTAATTTTAACATTAAATGTGCTTTTAAACAATATTTCCCGTCCTACATGTGAA includes:
- a CDS encoding MFS transporter; translation: MFKSTFNVKIKTDQWVKSQERMVPLAKEKTEKKYFGLSQNAFLFGFISMLNDFASELTIRTLPLYLSSVLGVKTEIIGLIEGIADTTSTLLKLISGYLSDFFKKRKALVFLGYALSNLSRPFLFWATTWPITLIIRFLDRVGKGIRTSPKDALIADSTEPENLGRAFGFNRALDPFGAVLALFVAAALLYWGKTNTTTMTREVFQRLIILSTIPGFFVLFLLAFFIREIPPKGKEIKKLSLSLRGFDQRFKKFLVVLILFTLGNSSDAFLILKAKTAGMTVVEIFVMLGFFNLISVLVSYPAGILSDKIGRLKLIAGGWIVYALLYLGFALASTPQVFALLYILYGAYYGITEGVEKAMVADLVPSEKRASAYGLYNAAVGISALPASLIAGFLWDKFSPAHAFFFGSLLALLAVVLLPWALRGGVRK